The Musa acuminata AAA Group cultivar baxijiao unplaced genomic scaffold, Cavendish_Baxijiao_AAA HiC_scaffold_1103, whole genome shotgun sequence genome window below encodes:
- the LOC135666446 gene encoding uncharacterized protein LOC135666446, producing the protein MKNNTVVHQLLQVSSSSSSSESEAEEEAVVEIEEQAPPPAWNPANGISTGLALGINKRRLLSKQLSMRETRMEAKWEKRRRQILQTRRLMEGGGREEGGGDEEATEGSERRLDGRTRSLTDEDLDELRGSIDLGFGFNEEEGGQGLCDTLPALNLYFAVNRQLSDPKLQSSPSPASTPTATSSSSALDGLPSPRSPNEQSQSGASDCWKICNPGDSPQHVKTRLRHWAQAVACSLRQSW; encoded by the exons ATGAAGAATAACACGGTGGTGCATCAGCTGCTGCaagtgtcgtcgtcgtcgtcgtcttcggaGAGTGAGGCGGAGGAAGAGGCGGTGGTGGAGATCGAAGAGCAAGCGCCTCCGCCGGCATGGAACCCCGCAAACGGCATCAGTACTGGCCTTGCCCTCGGCATCAACAAAAGGAGGCTGCTTTCGAAGCAGTTGTCGATGAGGGAGACGAGAATGGAGGCCAAgtgggagaagaggaggaggcagaTACTGCAGACGAGGCGTCTGATGGAGGGAGGCGGCcgcgaagaaggaggaggagatgaggaggCGACCGAGGGGAGCGAGAGGCGGTTGGATGGAAGGACGAGGAGCTTGACCGACGAGGACCTCGACGAGCTCAGGGGTTCCATCGACCTTGGGTTTGGCTTCAACGAAGAGGAAGGTGGACAAGGCCTCTGCGACACTCTCCCCGCCCTCAACCTATACTTCGCCGTCAACCGCCAGCTCTCCGACCCAAAGCTTCAATCATCGCCGAGCCCGGCCTCCACCCCGACCGCCACCTCTTCGTCATCCGCTCTGGACGGCCTCCCGAGCCCGCGCAGTCCCAACGAACAGTCGCAGTCAGGAGCTTCAGATTGTTGGAAGATCTGCAATCCAG GAGACAGTCCGCAGCACGTGAAGACAAGATTGCGGCATTGGGCACAGGCGGTGGCTTGTTCTCTGAGACAAAGCTGGTGA